Part of the Verrucomicrobiia bacterium genome, AACCGTCTCGGCCTGGTCGTCCCGCGTGTGCGCGAGCGCGATTTTGGAAACGCCCCGGCGCCCGGCCTCGCGGAAAAAAGCATGCCTGGCTTGCCGCGCGGCTTCTTCGAGGGAAAGCCGTTCACGCCGGGCGAGCGCTTTGACATTCACGCGCTTGACGAGGACGGGGACCTTGTATTTCCGGCCGAGCGCGCGGACGAACTTTTCGTCACGGAGCGCCTCGCGGCGCAGGCCGTGGTTGACGTGCAAAAGCCCCAGCTTCAGCCCCCCTTTCTCACGCAGGGCGCAGAGCAAATGGAAAAGCGCCGTAGAGTCCGGGCCTCCGGAGCAGGCGATGTAGACCTTTTCGCCGGGCAGAATAAGTTTTCGGAGCTTTAGATGCTGCTGGAATCGAATCTGAAAGTCGGTCTGGAGTTTTTTCATAGGCGGATGACTTTTAAAAAGGAATCAGCGGAGGATGGACGGGCCCACTTGCCACTCCGGGCAGGACATGCTAAGATGCTGGCCCTTCACGCAGTTCCTGACTCATCTTTCATGGCGGGGTAGCTCAGTTGGTAGAGCAGAGGACTCATAAGCCTCGTGTCGGCGGTTCGATCCCGCCCTCCGCCAGCCTTTTTTATCCTGCCATCAGAACGTAACCGCTCCCTTGGAAGAAGAGGAAACCGAGCGCGCGTATTTGGCCATGACGCCGCCGGTGTAGCGCGGCTTCGGGGCTTTCCATTTTTTCAGGCGCGCCTTGATTTCCTTCTGCGGAATCAAAACGTCCAGGCGCCGGTTCGGAATGTCGAAACGGATGCGGTCACCGTTTTTGATCGCGGCGATCGGGCCGCCGGCCGCGGCTTCGGGCGCCACATGGCCGACCATGAGTCCCTTGGTCGCGCCGGAAAAACGGCCGTCCGTCAAAAGCCCCACGGATTTTCCGAGGCCTTCGCCGACCAGCGCGGCCGTCACCGCGAGCATCTCGCGCATGCCGGGGCCGCCTTTCGGGCCTTCGTAACGGATGACGACGACATCGCCCTCTTTGATCTTCCGCGCCTTCACGGCTTCGAAAGCGTCTTCCTCGCAGTTGAAAACTTTCGCCGGGCCTTCGAAGGTCTGGCGGTCTTCGCCCGCGACTTTCAGCACGCAGCCTTCCGGCGCGAGATTCCCTTTCAAGATCACGAGGCCGCCTGTCGGTTTCAGCGGATTGGAAAGCGGACGCAGCACTTCCTGGCCCTTGATCTCCATCGCGTCCAGCGCTTCTTCGCCGATCGTGCGGCCGGTGACAGTGAGGCAATCCTTGTGAAGAAGCTTCGCATCGAGCAGGCGCTTGGCAAGAAGCCGGTAGCCGCCCGCTTCGTAAAGATCGCTGGCCACGAAACGGCCGCCCGGCTTCAGGTCGCCGCACAGCGGCGTTTTGGAGCTGATGCGGTCGAAGTCTTCGATCGCAAGCTTCATTCCCATCTCGTGCGCGAGCGCAAGAAGATGAAGCACCGCGTTCGTGGAACCGCCGGTCATGGCCACCGCCGCGATCGCGTTCTCGATGGATTTTTTCGTGATGATCTGCGACGGCTTCAGGTCTTTTTTCAAAACCTCCATCACAAGCCTGCCCGTCTCGACGCAGGCTTCGTCTTTTTTCGGATCCATGGCCGGGATCTCGTTCATCCACACCGGCGAAATGCCGAGGATGGCGAACGCCGAGGCCATGGTGTTGGCCGTGAATTGTCCGCCGCAGGCGCCCGCGTTCGGGCACGCCACGTCTTCGAGCTGGCAGAGCTGCGTCTGCGTCATGTGGCCGGCCGCATGTTTGCCGACCGCTTCGAAAACGTCCTGGATGGTCACGTCCTTCTTTTCGTAATGGCCGGGAGCGATGGAGCCGCCGTAAATCATGAGCGAAGGAATGTCCAGACGCGCGAGCGCCATGACCGTTCCGGGAATCGTCTTGTCGCAGCCCGAGATCGCCACGACCGCGTCGAAATAATGGCCGCGCGCTACAAGTTCGATCGAGTCCGCCACGATCTCGCGGCTGATCAGCGAGGTCTTCATGCCTTCCGTGCCCATGGTGATGCCGTCGGAAATCGCGATGGTGTTGTATTCGATCGGAGTACCGCCCGCGAGGCGCACGCCTTCTTTCACTTTTTCGGAAAGCCGGCGCAGGTGAAAATTGCACGGCATGGTCTCGATCCAGGTGTTGGCGATGCCGATCATGGGCTTGGCAATGTCTTCATCGGTGAGCCCCATGGCCTTGAGCATGGCGCGGGCCGGAGCGCGGGACGGACCTTCGGTGATGACGGCGCTGCGTTTATTCAGTTTCATGAGCCCCTCGGAAGTTGGAATAGGATTGCGAAAGAAAGGGATTATACCCGATCTTGGCGGGACCGTGAAGCCTGCTTTATTCTTTACAGCGCATTTAAAGGCCGCTACACTAGTTTTCCATGAAAACCGCCAAGCCCGCGTCCCAGAATAAGATAAAATCAGTCAAGTCCCCGTCTTCGCGCGCCTCGAAAAACTCTTTTGGAGCCGTTATTTTCGACATCGACAACGTGCTCATCGACACGCGGTCCTCTTACCTGGACACGATCCGCTGGACGGTCGAGATCTTCCTGACCCATGGGCGCATCCCGCTTTTCACGCCCGCGCCCAAAAAGATGCGCCCGGCGCTTTTATCACTCGCCGATGTCCACCAGTTCAAGCTGCTCGGCGGTTTCAATGACGACTGGGACTGCTGCTACGGCCTTCTGGTCTACATCCTGAGCCTTTCCGTTTCCCCGCGAACGATCCTCGATCTCAAGAAAGCGCTCCATCTCAAGCAGTTTTCCGCGCGCGTGGCGCATCGCCCCCTGCGCGTGGACGGCATCGTGAAGATGCTCGGGCGGCCGTCGTTCGTCACGATCGAAAAAATCTCGCGCATTTTCCAGGAGATCTATCTCGGCAAGGAACTTTTCCCGAAGCTCGAGAAAAAACACATGGCTTACTGGACGAAGAAAGGGCTGATTCGCAACGAGAAGCTCATCATCAAGGCGCCGGTGCTGGAAAAACTCAAGGCCAAGGGCATCAAGCTGGGCATCGCGACGGGCCGGCCTCGCTTCGAAGCGCTTTATTCGCTGAAACACTTCGGGATCCTGGATTACTTCGACGCGATGACGACGATCGACGAAGTGAAGAAAGAGGAAAAAGTGCAGCGCAAATCCCTTCGCAAGCCGCATCCTTATTCCCTGCTTGAAACCGCGTCCCGGCTGGGCGCGGAAGGAAAGACTCTCTACGTGGGCGATTTGCCCGACGACATCTACGCGGCCAATCAGGCCAAGGCCTCGCGGGACATGGCGTCCGCGGCCTTTCTGGCGATTGCCGACGACTGCAAGGAAACGCTCGACGAAATCAAAAAAGCCGCCCCGGATTTCATCTTCAAAGAACCCGCCGACATCCTCAAAATCGTTTAGCCCGAGCACGGGGACACGCCTAAAGGCATGTCCCCAGGTTTGCGGTCAGGCGTTGATGGACTTCTTGATGAGTTTAAATCCCACGATCGTGAGTCCGATGTTGGGAAGCCAAAGCGCGGCATAGGCGGGAAGCACGCCGCGGATAGCGAGGCTCTTGGCGCCCACAAACAGGATGTAATAAATGCAGGCGGCCGCCATGGAAATCGCAAAACTCACCACGACTTCTCCGCGGCGCACCAGGATCGCGATGGGCACGCCTAAAATCACGAAGATCAGGCTGCCGAAGGAAAACGCGATCCTGTTGTGAAAGGCCGTCCAGAAGCGCGTCGTGTCGCCCGGCGAGATTTCGTTCCGCTGGTACTGCACCCACAGGTCCGCGAGATTGTGGTCGTAGATCTTCTTTTTCATCTTCCGGATATCTTCCTGCCCGAAGCTTGGAAATTCGTATGTTTCGAACTGAATGGACTGCACGCCTTCGGACTTCGCGTCCGAGATGCTGCCGTTATAAAGACGGACCTGCATGGCCGACTGCTCCGGAAGCGACAGGATTTCGCCGCTCTCGGCGATGATGGTACGCACGGGCTCTTCCGTGGGCCCGACTTCGTAAGCCACGATGTCCTTCATCTTGTCGTCCTTCATCTCCTTGGCAAAAAAAGTGACCTGGTCGTTCAGCTTCACGAAACGGCCGGGCTCGATCAGCGCCTTGGGATGCGCGATCAGAAGCTGCTTGGTGGTGCGCCGCAGCTGAAAGCCGGCCTCGGTGCTGACCTGGTCGTTGAAGACGAACATGAAAAAGCTGAGCATGAGCCCCGCGAGAAAGGCGGGCAGCATGACCTGGTAAGGATGGATGCCTGACGCCTTGAACGCGCGGATTTCGTTGCCCTGGGAAAGGTTGCCGAACACGATCATGACCGCGGTGAGCAGGCTCATGGGCGCGGTGTAGCCGAGCATATCGGGCATGGCGAGCGCGAGGACGTAGAGCGTCTCGGTGAGAGGCACGCCGCGGCCGATGATGAAATTCGCTGCGCGGACGAGGTAACCGGCCATGAAAATGAAATTCAGCGTGAGCAGGCAAACCAGAAAAGGCAGCCAGAGTTCCCGCAGAATGTACTTTTGGATGATCTTCATCGCGTGTATCTTTCCAGAGATTTGCGTAGGCGTCAATAATTACGCGCTAGTCCGTTAAGCATTTTGCGCGCAAGCGCTCGCATGCTCGCAACAGGCTTTACGCATTCAGACCATGGGGACAGGTCTAAAGACCTGTCCCCGTCCATGCGGCCGTTGGGCTTACCCCGTATTGCGCAGGCCCTGGGCAATGCCGTTGATGGACAGGAAGAGCGCGCGCTCAAGCTCTTCCTGCTCGCGCGGCGGGGCGGATTTTTCCCGCAGCCGTTCCATAAGGATAACCTGCGCGTAGCTGAGCGGGTCCACGTAAGGATTTCTCAGGCGGATCGAATGCTGGAGCACGCCGCTCGTGTCCAGGACTTCCTTTTCTCCGGTGATGGAGAGAATCGCCTTGGTCGTCGCCTCGAATTCGCGCACGATCTGGTTGAAAAAGCCCTGCCCCAAAACCTGGTCTTCGGCCAGCGCCGCGTAATGGCGGGCAATGCGCATATCGGCCTTTTGCGTGCTCATTTCCAGAAGGTCCACGACCACGCGGAAAAAAGGCCATTCTTCGTACATTTCTTTCAGGCGCGCCAGCGCGTGCGGCTTCGCATTGACGAACGCGTTGAAAGCCGAGCCGAAGCCGTACCATCCCGGCAGCGTCTGGCGCGACTGCGTCCAGCTGAAAACCCAGGGAATGGCGCGCAGGTCCTCGATGCGGTCCGATTGCCCGCGCTTGGCCGGGCGCGAGCCGATGTTCAGCCGCGACACGATGCCGATCGGCGTCGTTTGCGCGAAATAATCGCGGAACCCTTCGGTCTCGTAGACGAGATTGCGGTAAGCGTGATACGCGATGTCGGAAAGCTCCTGCATCACGGCCTCCCATTCCCCGTGCTTGGGCGACGGCGACGGCTCGATCAGCGTCGCGTGCAGCACCGCGGAAAGGACAAGCTCCATGTTGCGTTCCGCCATGATCTTGTTCGAATACTTCGAGGAAATGACTTCGCCCTGTTCGGTGATCTTGATCTGCCCGTCGACCGTGTCGCGCGGCTGCGCCAGAATGGCCTTGTTGACAGGCCCTCCCCCTCTTCCAATCGCGCCGCCGCGGCCGTGAAAAATCTTCAGCTTGATCCCGTGCGCCCTCGAAACCTCGGTCAGGTCTTTCTGCGCGCAGTAAAGCGACCAGTTCGAGGTAAGAAAGCCGCCGTCTTTATTCGAATCCGAATAGCCGAGCATGACTTCCTGGCGCAGGCCGAGTTTTTTCAGATGCCTGCGGTAAACCGGATCGGTATAAAGCGAGGCCATAATCCATTTGCAGTTCTTGAGGTCTTCGATCGTTTCGAAAAGCGGGACCATCATGAGGCCCTGCGCCTTGGTTTCCTGCGCGAGCCAAAGCGCCGCCAGCACGTCGCTCGAGGACTGGGTCATGCTCAGGATGTAATCTTCGATGGCATGGGGGTCGACGTCCGCGCGGATATCGCGGATCGTCTCGAACGTGGCCAGCATCTCGCGCGTCTTCTCGGAAAGCGAGGCCTTTTCCACGGCGCCGTGCGGGGCCTTGCGGATGAGCTTGCGCAGCAGCGCGGTCTTCCCTTCTTCGGGCAGCGTGTTCCACGGCGCCTTGAGCAGCCCGGTCTTGTGCAGGATCTCGGAAACCGCAGACTCGAGGCTTTCGCGGTTGTCGCGGATGTCCAGTTTCACGAACGAAAATCCAAAAACGTCGAGCGCGGCCGTCAGCCTTTTCACATGGGGCAGGAAGTAATCGGAGTTGTTCGCGTGAAGCGATTTCAGGATGATCTGGACGTCCGCCCTGAAATCCGCGGGCTTTTCGTAAAAGGCCTCGATGGTTTCGTCCGGCGCGGTCCGGCGTTCGGCCTTCGAGGCGTTGATACGGAGCGTGTTGATGAGCTTGCGCTGGATGAACGACCACTTCTTGCGGTAAGGCTCGTTCTGGCTTTTTTCCAGCCAGGCCTTGGCAAAAAGCGGGAGCTTGCGGCTGTCGGCCTCGATCGATTCGAGAAGTTCAGACGACGCCCCGGCCAGGTGCACGGACTGGCTGAATTCTTCCATGAGCCGGCCTGCGGCCTTGATGTATTTGCGGAGCACGATGTCTTTCTGGCGGCGCACGGCTTCGCGCGTGACGTCATGCGTGACGTTCGGGTTCGCGTCGCGGTCACCGCCGATCCAGGAGCCGAATCTGAGGCTGGGATGGAAGCCGACGTCGCGGCCGTAGATCTGGCCGAGCTGCTCGTAAAAGCGCTGGAGCGCCGCGGGCAGCACCTTGAAAAGAACCTTGTCGAGGTAAAAAAGGCCGTTGTCCACTTCGTCGAGCACCGTCTGCTTGCGGTGGCGCAATTCGTCCGTCTGCCAGATCAGCATCATGGTGCGAAGGATCTCGTCGTCGATTTCCTTGATCTCGCGCGGCGTCAGGATTTTGTATTCGCGGTCGTAGAGCAGCCGGTCCATGGCCGTAATCTTTTCCAGGATCGAGCGCCTCTGCGCCTCGGTCGGATGCGCGGTCAGGACGAGTTCGATGGAAAGCTGCGGCAGGATCTTCTTGAGCTCGCGGAAAGGGATCTTCTGTTTTTTGATGCGCTCGACGATGTCCTCGACCGAGCCCGGCTGCATCTTCCCCGCGGTCTCGTAAGCGCGCTTGCGGCGGATGCGGTGCTTGTCTTCGGCCAGGTTCACGATCTGGAAATACACGGTGAACGCGCGGATCACCTGCGTGAGCTCGTAGAGATCGAGCGATTTCAGTTTTTTGATCAGGCGCGCCTCGAGCTTCGCGTTGGGATGGCGCCGAAGCTGAATCGACGTCTTGCGGATCCATTCCACGAGGTTGTAGAACTTCTTTCCCTCCTGGTTGATCAGGACTTGGCCCAGGCATTTTCCGAGCCGGCGCACGTCGTCCCTGAGCGGCGCGAGTTTTTCCAGAATGTGGGCTTTGTCCATAAGAGATCTTGGTTGGAAGGTTAAACCGAGAAGGATTCTCCGCAGCCGCAGGTCTTGTTGGCCTTGGGATTGATGAACTTGAAGCCGCGGCCTTCGAGCTGGTCCGCGTAATCGAGCGTCGTGCCTTCGAGATAAAGGTAGCTCTTGGGGTCCACGAAGACCTTCAGGCCTTCGAACGTGTATTCGTTGTCGCCCTGCTTTTTCTTGTCGAAATTCATGCCGTAGGAAAGGCCGGAACAGCCGCCGCCTTTGACGAGCAGGCGCAGGCCCACGATCTCTTTTTCCTTTTCTCTTTCCAGCATGCGTTTGATTTCGGATACCGCGGTCGGGGTCAGTGTAATCATGGGATTCTCCTCACTTCAATTATATCTCAGTCACTGGGATGATGCCATCCGCGTATCGCCTTCCGCGGAATAAAACGGGGACAGCGCGCGGAGCGACTCCACGGCCTTCGTGACGTGTTCCAGAACAAAGTCGATTTCTTCTTCGGTGGTAAAACGTCCGAGCCCGAACCGGACCGAGCCGTGAACGTATTGCCGCGGCACGGCGAGCGCTTTCAAAACATGCGACGGCTCATTGCGGCCGGACGTGCAGGCTGAGCTCGTCGAGACCGCGATCTCGCGGCTGATTTTCATAAGCAGCGCTTCCGCGTCGATGCCCGCGAAACTGATATTCAGGTTTCCGGCAAGGCGCGCGGCGGCGCAGCCGTTCACGCGCGTCTGCGGCAGGCGCCTGAGCCCGGCTTCCAGCCTGTCGCGCAGCGCGGCCACGCGGCGCGATTCGCTTCCCATTTCATTGTGCGCGATCCCGCAGGCCGCGCCTAGCCCCACGATGCCCGGCACATTCAGCGTGCCCGAACGCAGGCCCTGTTCCTGTTCGCCGCCGTGGATCAGGGGCGCGAGCCTCACCCGCGGATTTTTTCTCCGCGCATACAAAGCGCCCGCGCCTTTGGGCCCATAGACCTTATGCGCGGTCAGCGACAGAAGGTCGAGCCCCAAAGCCTCGACGTTCACGGGAATTTTTCCCACGGCCTGCGCGCCGTCCGCGTGAAAGAAAACCTGCCGGGCCTTGGCGATCTTACCGATCTCGGCCGCGGGCTGCAGCGTGCCGATCTCGTTGTTGGCCAGCATGACAGAAATCAAAATCGTCCCGGGCGTCACGGCCTTTTCCACGTCCGAGGGCCGGACGCGGCCTTCTTCGTCGACCGGAAGATAAGTGACCTGAGCGCCCTGCTTTTCCAGGAAGCGGCAGGTTTCGAGCACCGACTTGTGCTCGGTCTGCTGCGTGATGATGTGTTTGCCCTGGTCCTTGTAAACTTCCCACACGCCTTTGATCGCGAGATTGTTGGATTCCGTGGCGCCGCCGGTAAAAATAATTTCTTCCGCCGAAGCGCCGATGAGATGGGCAACCTGCGCCCTCGCCTCTTCCACTTTTTTCTCCGCGTCCATGCCGAACGCGTGCGTCTTGCTCGCGGCATTGCCGAAGGCCTGGTCGAAATAAGGCAGCAGGGCTTCCTTCACCCGGGGGTCCACGGGCGTGGTCGCATGACAATCCATGTAAATGGGCAGTTTCACGATCATCCTTCTAAGCCTAGAAAAAAGAGAGAGTTACGGCGAAAAAACCAAGCAAGACGGAGGGGGCCCGGCTTCCGGCCTCCCGTAACATACCATTAACGAGACCTTCTGTCACTTCTGGAGGATGATCGGTGGACGGTCAAAAAAGACTGGTGGGAAAGGCATCCGCCTTGGCGGTCTGGGACTTTTGGATGATTTCTTCGGTTTCCGCTTTCCAATTCACAGGGATTTCGTAGGTCTTGTAGTCCCAGCTGGAAGTAAAAAGGATTTTCCCTTCGCGGCAGCCGTATTCGTAAACGTCTTTGGTGAGCCTCACGTCGTCCTGGCAGTAACGCTTGAGTTCGTCCATGCGGCCTTCCTTGTACATGACGAGCGCTTCGGCGCCGTGGCCGGATTTGTGCTGCTTGAGCGTGGGGCCCGCGATGCTGTCGAGGCTCGCTCGGTGGCCGCGCTCTTTTTCGATGACGTCGAGAAGGTCGAGCACGGGAAGCTGCTCAATGGAACGGAAAAGATACGGCTCGAGCACCGGAAGGTCAAAGCGGCGGACGTTGAAACCGATGACCAGCGGCGATTCCTGCAGGCGCTTGTCGAGGGCCATGGTTTCTTTTTCTTCGTAGGCCACGTACGAGCCGGTCAGATAATCGTAAATGCAGACGACCGACACTTTCAGTTTGTGGAGATTCGCCCGGCCCACGTCCTTGAAAGACTTCTGGGTCTCGAGGTCGAGCACAAGAATGTTTTGTCCCTGCTGCATGAAGGCCTCGGAAAAAGGAGATTGGGAATTACGCGCCCATGATCCTGTAGCCGCAGTCGACGTACAGGATTTCGCCCGTGATGCCGCCGGAAAGCGGGCTCGCGAGGAAAAGGCCGGCGTTGCCGACTTCTTCCAGCTCGACGTTCCGCTTCAGCGCCGCGCGGTTG contains:
- the ilvD gene encoding dihydroxy-acid dehydratase, translating into MKLNKRSAVITEGPSRAPARAMLKAMGLTDEDIAKPMIGIANTWIETMPCNFHLRRLSEKVKEGVRLAGGTPIEYNTIAISDGITMGTEGMKTSLISREIVADSIELVARGHYFDAVVAISGCDKTIPGTVMALARLDIPSLMIYGGSIAPGHYEKKDVTIQDVFEAVGKHAAGHMTQTQLCQLEDVACPNAGACGGQFTANTMASAFAILGISPVWMNEIPAMDPKKDEACVETGRLVMEVLKKDLKPSQIITKKSIENAIAAVAMTGGSTNAVLHLLALAHEMGMKLAIEDFDRISSKTPLCGDLKPGGRFVASDLYEAGGYRLLAKRLLDAKLLHKDCLTVTGRTIGEEALDAMEIKGQEVLRPLSNPLKPTGGLVILKGNLAPEGCVLKVAGEDRQTFEGPAKVFNCEEDAFEAVKARKIKEGDVVVIRYEGPKGGPGMREMLAVTAALVGEGLGKSVGLLTDGRFSGATKGLMVGHVAPEAAAGGPIAAIKNGDRIRFDIPNRRLDVLIPQKEIKARLKKWKAPKPRYTGGVMAKYARSVSSSSKGAVTF
- a CDS encoding HAD family hydrolase, which translates into the protein MKTAKPASQNKIKSVKSPSSRASKNSFGAVIFDIDNVLIDTRSSYLDTIRWTVEIFLTHGRIPLFTPAPKKMRPALLSLADVHQFKLLGGFNDDWDCCYGLLVYILSLSVSPRTILDLKKALHLKQFSARVAHRPLRVDGIVKMLGRPSFVTIEKISRIFQEIYLGKELFPKLEKKHMAYWTKKGLIRNEKLIIKAPVLEKLKAKGIKLGIATGRPRFEALYSLKHFGILDYFDAMTTIDEVKKEEKVQRKSLRKPHPYSLLETASRLGAEGKTLYVGDLPDDIYAANQAKASRDMASAAFLAIADDCKETLDEIKKAAPDFIFKEPADILKIV
- a CDS encoding LptF/LptG family permease codes for the protein MKIIQKYILRELWLPFLVCLLTLNFIFMAGYLVRAANFIIGRGVPLTETLYVLALAMPDMLGYTAPMSLLTAVMIVFGNLSQGNEIRAFKASGIHPYQVMLPAFLAGLMLSFFMFVFNDQVSTEAGFQLRRTTKQLLIAHPKALIEPGRFVKLNDQVTFFAKEMKDDKMKDIVAYEVGPTEEPVRTIIAESGEILSLPEQSAMQVRLYNGSISDAKSEGVQSIQFETYEFPSFGQEDIRKMKKKIYDHNLADLWVQYQRNEISPGDTTRFWTAFHNRIAFSFGSLIFVILGVPIAILVRRGEVVVSFAISMAAACIYYILFVGAKSLAIRGVLPAYAALWLPNIGLTIVGFKLIKKSINA
- the ppc gene encoding phosphoenolpyruvate carboxylase, whose product is MDKAHILEKLAPLRDDVRRLGKCLGQVLINQEGKKFYNLVEWIRKTSIQLRRHPNAKLEARLIKKLKSLDLYELTQVIRAFTVYFQIVNLAEDKHRIRRKRAYETAGKMQPGSVEDIVERIKKQKIPFRELKKILPQLSIELVLTAHPTEAQRRSILEKITAMDRLLYDREYKILTPREIKEIDDEILRTMMLIWQTDELRHRKQTVLDEVDNGLFYLDKVLFKVLPAALQRFYEQLGQIYGRDVGFHPSLRFGSWIGGDRDANPNVTHDVTREAVRRQKDIVLRKYIKAAGRLMEEFSQSVHLAGASSELLESIEADSRKLPLFAKAWLEKSQNEPYRKKWSFIQRKLINTLRINASKAERRTAPDETIEAFYEKPADFRADVQIILKSLHANNSDYFLPHVKRLTAALDVFGFSFVKLDIRDNRESLESAVSEILHKTGLLKAPWNTLPEEGKTALLRKLIRKAPHGAVEKASLSEKTREMLATFETIRDIRADVDPHAIEDYILSMTQSSSDVLAALWLAQETKAQGLMMVPLFETIEDLKNCKWIMASLYTDPVYRRHLKKLGLRQEVMLGYSDSNKDGGFLTSNWSLYCAQKDLTEVSRAHGIKLKIFHGRGGAIGRGGGPVNKAILAQPRDTVDGQIKITEQGEVISSKYSNKIMAERNMELVLSAVLHATLIEPSPSPKHGEWEAVMQELSDIAYHAYRNLVYETEGFRDYFAQTTPIGIVSRLNIGSRPAKRGQSDRIEDLRAIPWVFSWTQSRQTLPGWYGFGSAFNAFVNAKPHALARLKEMYEEWPFFRVVVDLLEMSTQKADMRIARHYAALAEDQVLGQGFFNQIVREFEATTKAILSITGEKEVLDTSGVLQHSIRLRNPYVDPLSYAQVILMERLREKSAPPREQEELERALFLSINGIAQGLRNTG
- a CDS encoding iron-sulfur cluster assembly accessory protein; protein product: MITLTPTAVSEIKRMLEREKEKEIVGLRLLVKGGGCSGLSYGMNFDKKKQGDNEYTFEGLKVFVDPKSYLYLEGTTLDYADQLEGRGFKFINPKANKTCGCGESFSV
- a CDS encoding IscS subfamily cysteine desulfurase, producing MIVKLPIYMDCHATTPVDPRVKEALLPYFDQAFGNAASKTHAFGMDAEKKVEEARAQVAHLIGASAEEIIFTGGATESNNLAIKGVWEVYKDQGKHIITQQTEHKSVLETCRFLEKQGAQVTYLPVDEEGRVRPSDVEKAVTPGTILISVMLANNEIGTLQPAAEIGKIAKARQVFFHADGAQAVGKIPVNVEALGLDLLSLTAHKVYGPKGAGALYARRKNPRVRLAPLIHGGEQEQGLRSGTLNVPGIVGLGAACGIAHNEMGSESRRVAALRDRLEAGLRRLPQTRVNGCAAARLAGNLNISFAGIDAEALLMKISREIAVSTSSACTSGRNEPSHVLKALAVPRQYVHGSVRFGLGRFTTEEEIDFVLEHVTKAVESLRALSPFYSAEGDTRMASSQ
- a CDS encoding ribonuclease H-like domain-containing protein, whose translation is MQQGQNILVLDLETQKSFKDVGRANLHKLKVSVVCIYDYLTGSYVAYEEKETMALDKRLQESPLVIGFNVRRFDLPVLEPYLFRSIEQLPVLDLLDVIEKERGHRASLDSIAGPTLKQHKSGHGAEALVMYKEGRMDELKRYCQDDVRLTKDVYEYGCREGKILFTSSWDYKTYEIPVNWKAETEEIIQKSQTAKADAFPTSLF